One Labrus mixtus chromosome 22, fLabMix1.1, whole genome shotgun sequence genomic window carries:
- the LOC132956697 gene encoding cytochrome c oxidase assembly factor 6 homolog, translating into MSAPNSAQRKSCWDARDLLWKCMDDNNDKVESCQRFQSEFEAKCPAQWVKYFSKRRDFLKYKEKMQTEGFTPAEGPNQPS; encoded by the exons ATGTCAGCTCCAAACTCTGCACAACGGAAGTCATGCTGGGACGCCAGGGATTTGCTGTGGAAATGTATGGACGACAATAACGACAAAGTTGAATCCTGCCAGAGGTTCCAGAGCGAGTTTGAAGCAAAATGCCCCGCTCAGTGG GTAAAATATTTTTCCAAGAGGAGAGACTTCCTGAAATACAAGGAGAAGATGCAGACGGAGGGATTTACACCTGCTGAAGGTCCCAACCAGCCATCCTAA